Proteins co-encoded in one Bremerella sp. TYQ1 genomic window:
- a CDS encoding sulfatase-like hydrolase/transferase codes for MIRCLASLTLLLLAGTFLHAEQPKRPNIVVIMADDIGYECLGCYGSEAYPTPNIDRLAAEGMRFENAHSQPICTPSRVQIMTGIYNNRNYIRFGLLDPKATTFANVLRDAGYQTCIAGKWQLEGGFEGPGKFGFDRYCLWQLTRRPSRYPNPGLEIDGKEVDFKNGEFGPDVVSDYVCDFMEENRDKPFLVYYPMIAPHWPFLPTPDHPDWDPEMWRDAKTEPGGFKGPKYWDAMVRYTDKMVGKVVDKLDELKLRDNTLVIWTGDNGTYESVTTPFHGRQYRGGKGSTKDNGTHVGFVASWPGTIEPGSVVDDLVDFSDVFPTVLETASIEVPKSLEVDGISLVPTFAGKPREKPYIFCWYERNGMRGKASQHVRDARYKVYATGAIFDVLSDPLEKNDLAQAKQPVFDAARVSMLRDALAKHLAVTKKADPKQKQRRQDFKN; via the coding sequence ATGATCCGATGTCTCGCTAGTCTGACGCTGCTGCTTTTGGCTGGAACGTTTCTTCATGCGGAGCAACCCAAGCGGCCGAATATCGTTGTCATCATGGCAGATGATATTGGCTACGAATGCTTGGGATGTTATGGAAGCGAGGCCTATCCCACGCCGAATATTGATCGCTTGGCAGCGGAGGGAATGCGGTTTGAAAATGCCCATTCGCAGCCGATCTGTACACCGTCTCGCGTACAGATCATGACAGGGATTTACAACAATCGAAACTATATACGATTCGGGCTGCTCGATCCGAAGGCGACGACGTTTGCCAACGTTCTGCGCGATGCTGGCTATCAAACGTGTATCGCAGGCAAGTGGCAGCTCGAAGGTGGGTTTGAGGGACCGGGGAAGTTTGGTTTCGACCGTTACTGTCTTTGGCAATTGACTCGTCGGCCTAGTCGTTACCCGAACCCTGGCTTGGAAATCGATGGCAAAGAGGTCGATTTCAAAAATGGAGAATTCGGCCCGGACGTCGTCAGCGATTATGTCTGTGATTTCATGGAAGAGAATCGTGACAAGCCGTTTCTGGTTTACTATCCAATGATTGCCCCGCACTGGCCATTTCTACCGACGCCGGATCATCCCGATTGGGACCCGGAAATGTGGCGAGATGCTAAGACCGAGCCTGGTGGATTCAAAGGACCAAAGTATTGGGACGCGATGGTTCGTTACACCGACAAGATGGTTGGGAAAGTAGTCGACAAACTTGACGAGTTAAAACTGCGCGACAACACGCTGGTTATTTGGACCGGAGACAACGGCACGTACGAGAGCGTTACAACGCCGTTTCATGGTCGTCAGTATCGAGGTGGTAAGGGAAGCACCAAGGATAACGGAACGCACGTCGGATTTGTGGCAAGCTGGCCAGGAACGATCGAGCCCGGGAGTGTCGTAGATGATCTGGTCGACTTTAGCGACGTATTTCCAACGGTGCTGGAAACGGCAAGCATCGAGGTACCGAAGTCGCTTGAAGTTGACGGCATTAGCTTAGTGCCTACCTTCGCAGGCAAGCCACGCGAAAAGCCTTACATCTTCTGTTGGTACGAACGAAACGGCATGCGTGGCAAGGCTTCGCAGCACGTGCGTGACGCAAGGTACAAAGTGTACGCGACGGGCGCCATTTTCGATGTCTTGTCAGATCCGCTCGAGAAGAATGATCTTGCCCAAGCAAAGCAGCCAGTCTTTGATGCTGCTCGCGTTTCGATGCTTCGCGATGCATTAGCGAAGCATTTGGCTGTTACGAAGAAGGCCGATCCGAAGCAAAAGCAGCGGCGGCAAGACTTCAAGAATTAG
- a CDS encoding c-type cytochrome domain-containing protein — MKLSIGIMLLLMAPAVLWAEEESPQFSAEEIAFFKEKVEPILRQKCYRCHSTEKQQKGDLSLNRRKEILVGGYVGPAAVPGKPEKSYLLKTVVATTYSNVPQMPPRGGRLGEREVEVLRE; from the coding sequence ATGAAACTTTCGATTGGTATAATGCTGCTGTTGATGGCTCCCGCAGTCTTGTGGGCGGAGGAGGAATCGCCGCAGTTCTCCGCCGAAGAGATCGCATTCTTTAAAGAAAAAGTCGAGCCAATCTTAAGGCAAAAGTGTTATCGGTGTCATTCGACCGAGAAACAGCAAAAGGGAGATCTCTCGCTGAACCGACGTAAGGAGATTCTCGTGGGCGGTTACGTCGGCCCTGCCGCCGTGCCAGGCAAACCTGAGAAAAGTTATTTGCTGAAAACGGTCGTCGCGACGACCTACTCGAACGTTCCGCAAATGCCTCCTCGCGGTGGACGACTAGGAGAACGCGAAGTGGAAGTGCTTCGTGAGTGA
- a CDS encoding PQQ-binding-like beta-propeller repeat protein, whose protein sequence is MHRFIVTCLTAGAACLFLADKSQAADWPQWQGLKRDAVSQETGLMKQWPSGGPKLAWRVTELGGGDSTPSIADGRIFGMSNRGEDEVVWALSEKDGKELWVAKLGPAYEQDMPQSKEGPGCTPTIDGDLLFVMGMAGNVACLKVDDGSIVWQRDLKSEFEGTIPRWSYRESPLIDGDKMIVTPGGKEATIVALDKRTGKTLWQTKTKEDEPVAEPMAEEAREERPRDEGRGRGRGRRGFGRGGPRPDAAYASAIAIDFGGQRQYVQLTANALVGVSAEDGKLLWKYDRPANPMGINCSTPIYQDGLIFAASAYGNGGGAVKLKETGDGNIEAEEVYFTSNMQNHHGGMIVVDGCLYGANGGNGGGFLACLDFQTGDVLWRERSAQKGGLAMADGLLYLRTEDGTVLLIEPNKEEYVERGRFDQPDRTDSPAWAHPVIANGKLYIRDHDLLLCYDVAAE, encoded by the coding sequence ATGCATCGTTTTATTGTGACGTGCTTGACCGCTGGAGCGGCTTGTTTATTTCTCGCCGACAAATCGCAGGCCGCCGATTGGCCGCAATGGCAAGGATTGAAGCGTGACGCCGTTTCGCAAGAGACAGGGCTGATGAAGCAGTGGCCCAGCGGTGGTCCTAAATTGGCCTGGCGCGTCACCGAACTGGGTGGCGGGGACAGCACGCCATCGATTGCTGACGGTCGGATCTTCGGCATGAGCAATCGGGGCGAAGACGAAGTCGTTTGGGCATTATCCGAAAAGGATGGCAAAGAACTGTGGGTGGCCAAACTGGGACCAGCCTACGAGCAAGACATGCCGCAATCGAAAGAAGGACCTGGCTGCACGCCGACGATCGACGGCGACTTGCTGTTCGTCATGGGCATGGCAGGAAATGTCGCATGCTTGAAAGTCGACGATGGTTCGATCGTATGGCAACGCGATCTGAAGAGCGAGTTTGAAGGAACCATTCCACGCTGGAGTTATCGTGAGTCGCCGCTGATCGATGGTGACAAGATGATCGTTACCCCTGGCGGCAAGGAAGCAACGATCGTCGCGTTGGACAAGCGAACCGGGAAAACTTTGTGGCAAACCAAGACGAAAGAAGACGAGCCTGTTGCGGAACCGATGGCGGAAGAGGCCCGGGAAGAACGTCCTCGCGACGAAGGCCGCGGCCGAGGTCGTGGACGTCGTGGTTTCGGACGTGGCGGTCCTCGCCCTGACGCAGCATACGCTTCGGCGATCGCCATCGACTTTGGTGGACAGCGGCAATACGTTCAGTTGACGGCGAATGCCTTGGTCGGTGTTTCGGCGGAAGATGGCAAGCTGCTTTGGAAGTACGACCGACCAGCGAATCCAATGGGCATTAACTGCTCGACACCGATCTACCAAGATGGTTTGATCTTCGCCGCATCGGCCTACGGCAACGGAGGTGGGGCCGTGAAATTGAAGGAAACCGGCGACGGCAACATCGAAGCGGAAGAAGTTTATTTCACGTCGAACATGCAAAACCACCATGGCGGCATGATCGTTGTCGATGGCTGTTTGTATGGTGCCAACGGCGGCAACGGCGGCGGTTTCCTGGCATGCTTGGATTTCCAGACCGGCGATGTTCTTTGGCGAGAACGTAGCGCCCAAAAAGGTGGCCTGGCCATGGCCGACGGTTTGCTTTATCTGCGAACCGAAGATGGCACCGTTCTGTTGATCGAACCGAACAAGGAAGAATACGTTGAACGTGGCCGCTTCGATCAGCCAGATCGAACCGACAGCCCTGCTTGGGCTCACCCCGTGATCGCCAACGGCAAGCTGTACATTCGCGATCATGACTTGCTGTTGTGTTACGACGTTGCAGCTGAATAG
- a CDS encoding CocE/NonD family hydrolase produces the protein MITTFRSAYRDVAMGLLVALVLGVGSLSAEEYDPLATSPQFVTKTFALEDSKRKREIPVRFYIPKQEDPCPVVLFSHGLGGSRDNCAYIGKHLAGRGYVSVFVQHPGSDISIWRGWSEADQKASMQAASNPQNWVLRIDDIQAVVDAIPNWNRQPGHPLEGRIDSKRIGMSGHSFGALTTLGTVGQQFPVVQRSFEVPEVKAGICYSPSVMRQGNEQQAFRKIDRPMLLMTGTKDDTPRGNTAESRRKVYPAMPTTIDRYEVVLDGGTHMAYIESNVRLAGIQDGDRNANHHRVILGLTTAFWDTYLREDVDAKAWLQGTGPREIMEKGDAWQFALSK, from the coding sequence GTGATTACTACTTTTCGATCGGCATATCGCGATGTCGCCATGGGACTGCTTGTTGCGTTGGTTTTGGGTGTCGGTTCGCTCAGCGCGGAGGAATACGATCCGCTTGCAACATCGCCACAATTTGTCACCAAAACATTCGCGCTGGAAGACTCGAAACGAAAGCGCGAGATTCCAGTTCGGTTCTATATTCCAAAGCAAGAAGACCCCTGCCCTGTGGTCCTCTTTAGCCATGGCTTGGGAGGCTCGCGAGACAACTGTGCTTATATTGGTAAGCACCTAGCCGGGCGAGGCTACGTTTCTGTTTTCGTTCAACATCCGGGAAGTGATATTTCCATCTGGCGCGGCTGGAGCGAAGCAGATCAGAAGGCGAGTATGCAGGCCGCCTCGAATCCCCAGAATTGGGTTCTGCGAATTGATGATATTCAAGCTGTTGTTGATGCGATTCCAAATTGGAACCGCCAGCCGGGCCATCCACTGGAGGGACGAATCGACTCGAAAAGAATTGGCATGTCAGGGCATTCCTTCGGAGCGCTGACCACGCTCGGCACTGTCGGGCAACAGTTTCCCGTAGTGCAGCGTTCCTTTGAAGTGCCGGAGGTGAAAGCTGGTATTTGTTACAGTCCTTCGGTCATGCGACAAGGAAACGAGCAACAGGCCTTTCGTAAAATTGATCGCCCGATGCTTTTGATGACTGGCACCAAGGACGATACGCCTCGCGGCAACACGGCCGAGTCTCGCCGGAAGGTTTATCCCGCGATGCCAACGACTATCGATCGGTACGAAGTTGTTCTCGATGGTGGAACGCACATGGCATATATCGAAAGCAACGTCCGGCTGGCTGGTATTCAAGATGGAGATCGGAATGCGAATCACCATCGTGTCATTCTGGGCCTAACGACCGCTTTCTGGGACACATATCTGCGCGAAGATGTTGACGCCAAAGCCTGGCTGCAAGGAACTGGTCCGCGAGAGATCATGGAAAAAGGAGATGCGTGGCAGTTCGCGTTAAGCAAATAA
- a CDS encoding NAD(P)-dependent alcohol dehydrogenase, whose product MYQTKAYAAESATSVLDSASIPRRDPTDRDVQIEILFCGVCHSDLHQVRDEWNSVMPTVYPVVPGHEIVGRVTKVGSAVTHLKPGDLAAVGCMVDSDGTCRECNSDRENLCPHGVFTYNSPDKHGTAPVTYGGYSDSIVVDEHFALRVPDNLDLAGTTPLLCAGITTYSPIKRYGVGPGMKVGIVGLGGLGHMGVKFAHAFGAHTVVFSRSESKKEDALRLGADEVIISRNEDEMQKHAGTFDFILDTVSAPHDINAYLAMLATDGNLTLVGASEQPMEVSAFSLLFGRRSLSGSIIGGIAETQEMLDFCGEKNITADVEVIPIQKINEAYERLLKSDVKYRFCIDMASLKNE is encoded by the coding sequence ATGTATCAAACCAAAGCTTATGCGGCAGAAAGTGCGACATCCGTGCTAGATTCGGCTTCGATTCCGCGACGCGATCCGACCGATCGAGACGTGCAGATCGAGATTTTGTTCTGTGGTGTTTGCCATTCCGACTTGCACCAGGTCCGCGACGAATGGAACAGCGTGATGCCGACCGTCTATCCGGTGGTGCCGGGGCATGAAATCGTTGGCCGGGTAACGAAAGTTGGTTCGGCCGTCACCCACTTAAAGCCTGGCGACTTGGCCGCCGTCGGATGTATGGTCGATTCCGATGGGACTTGCCGCGAGTGCAATTCGGATCGCGAGAATCTTTGTCCGCATGGCGTGTTCACTTACAACTCGCCTGACAAGCATGGAACCGCCCCGGTCACCTATGGAGGTTACTCGGACAGTATTGTCGTCGACGAGCACTTCGCACTGCGCGTGCCAGATAATTTGGATCTTGCAGGGACCACTCCCCTGCTCTGTGCTGGGATTACGACCTATTCGCCGATCAAACGTTACGGCGTCGGTCCGGGGATGAAAGTTGGAATCGTGGGCCTGGGCGGCCTGGGGCACATGGGCGTGAAGTTTGCCCATGCATTTGGGGCTCATACGGTGGTCTTTTCCCGCTCGGAAAGCAAGAAGGAAGATGCCCTGCGACTAGGTGCCGACGAGGTGATTATCTCTCGTAACGAAGATGAAATGCAAAAGCATGCCGGCACGTTTGACTTTATTCTCGATACGGTCTCGGCCCCGCATGATATCAACGCGTACCTGGCGATGTTGGCAACCGACGGCAACTTGACGCTGGTCGGTGCGAGCGAGCAACCGATGGAGGTTTCTGCGTTTTCGCTGCTGTTTGGACGGCGTAGCCTGTCCGGGTCGATCATCGGTGGCATTGCCGAAACGCAGGAAATGCTTGACTTCTGCGGCGAAAAGAACATTACCGCCGATGTCGAAGTGATTCCGATCCAGAAGATCAACGAAGCTTACGAGCGTTTGCTGAAATCGGACGTGAAATATCGCTTCTGCATCGATATGGCATCGCTCAAGAATGAATAA
- a CDS encoding HdeD family acid-resistance protein: MTEKKKPSVTWLYVMGILTALLGLVAIGSPAVAGTAVVYIVGGIMLIVGITQVVAGLQAEGLSHKLLPLILGTVTALGGIATLAHPVLGMEILTMILAAYFVAEGIWKVVASFSFRPAQGWIAVLFSGIITWVLGAMIWVQWPASGMWAIGILVGVNLLMTGIALISVAMTIGQIVDKIESATAKPGSSPEDAAPAS; encoded by the coding sequence ATGACGGAAAAGAAGAAGCCAAGCGTAACATGGCTTTATGTAATGGGAATTTTGACGGCGCTGTTGGGATTGGTGGCAATCGGCTCGCCGGCCGTAGCGGGAACAGCCGTGGTTTACATTGTCGGCGGAATTATGCTGATCGTGGGTATCACGCAAGTCGTTGCAGGGCTGCAAGCCGAAGGACTTTCGCATAAGCTATTGCCCCTGATTCTGGGCACCGTGACCGCATTGGGCGGCATCGCAACTCTGGCTCATCCAGTGCTGGGGATGGAAATCTTGACGATGATTCTCGCGGCCTACTTTGTCGCAGAAGGCATCTGGAAAGTGGTCGCTTCGTTCAGCTTTCGACCTGCCCAAGGTTGGATCGCCGTGCTTTTTAGCGGCATCATTACCTGGGTATTGGGGGCGATGATCTGGGTTCAATGGCCCGCGTCCGGCATGTGGGCCATCGGTATCCTGGTGGGGGTCAACTTGCTGATGACGGGGATCGCGCTGATTTCCGTGGCAATGACCATCGGTCAGATCGTTGATAAAATCGAATCGGCAACCGCCAAGCCAGGCTCGAGCCCCGAAGACGCAGCCCCTGCTTCTTAG
- a CDS encoding sodium-dependent bicarbonate transport family permease, which yields MTTIAWGQQDSSTSLPIIVGQSLQTKENKADAVSLDKTNRTKPAKGEELKTRPIGSRIFKAIVEVAHPDEFKPGEAVDVSLVTLTANGSHTETILKKVLIHSVDKVPGTETESPPPEEAEDAPVVIEHGHEHPEVFPTRVVSLVVNGGQLEKIRLAEAHGQLRLSIHHDTAPSSIFGSIAHNFVANLFQPLLLFFFMGFAIPLLKVPFEFPKALYQSLTIYLLVAIGWHGGELMAELPSSELAVAGGLAAVGFIVNGVIGLTATWLLRTFTPMRRIDAVTVGSYYGSDSAGTFVTCLGILATLGLLHDSYMPVMLAVMEIPGCLVGLFLISNLRRSGMDKLGNMPGEQGYLGDALAPADPYEEPAAVSRDTERPQPVAKSVGAAVAAGQKGGALNLKILHEVFFNPGLYMLFGGIIVGFISGRQALVDPHVVEGPNNLFLMMFKGALCLFLLEMGITACQRLGDLKTAGFGFILFGVLGPVLFATLGMVALHAYSMALGHAFETGTYALFAVLCGAASYIAVPAVQRIAIPEASPTLPLAASLGLTFTWNVTLGIPIYIEIAKVIIEWMPIA from the coding sequence ATGACAACCATCGCGTGGGGCCAACAAGACAGCAGCACATCGCTGCCGATCATCGTAGGTCAGTCGCTTCAGACCAAAGAAAACAAAGCTGACGCCGTCTCGCTAGATAAAACCAATCGCACTAAACCGGCCAAGGGGGAAGAGCTTAAGACGCGTCCCATCGGCAGTCGTATTTTCAAAGCAATCGTCGAGGTGGCCCATCCCGACGAATTCAAGCCCGGCGAAGCAGTCGACGTCTCCTTGGTGACTCTGACCGCAAATGGATCTCACACGGAAACGATCCTGAAAAAAGTGCTGATTCATTCCGTTGATAAAGTGCCAGGAACGGAAACGGAGTCGCCACCTCCGGAGGAAGCAGAGGATGCTCCTGTCGTTATCGAACATGGACACGAGCACCCCGAAGTCTTTCCAACGCGTGTGGTAAGCCTGGTCGTCAACGGCGGGCAGCTAGAGAAAATCCGTTTGGCCGAGGCCCACGGTCAGTTGCGTTTGTCGATTCATCACGACACCGCACCCTCGAGCATCTTCGGCTCGATTGCGCACAACTTCGTGGCGAACTTGTTTCAGCCACTGCTGCTGTTTTTCTTCATGGGATTTGCCATCCCGTTGTTGAAAGTCCCTTTTGAATTTCCCAAGGCTCTTTATCAGAGCCTCACGATATACCTGCTAGTCGCGATCGGCTGGCATGGTGGCGAGTTGATGGCTGAATTGCCATCATCGGAACTGGCGGTTGCCGGCGGGTTGGCCGCAGTGGGGTTCATCGTGAACGGTGTTATCGGATTGACCGCGACGTGGTTGTTGCGGACATTCACTCCGATGCGTCGGATCGATGCGGTGACCGTCGGTTCCTATTATGGATCAGACTCGGCAGGGACGTTTGTGACCTGCTTGGGTATTCTTGCGACACTGGGACTTCTGCACGACAGCTACATGCCGGTCATGCTGGCCGTCATGGAAATCCCTGGCTGTCTTGTGGGTCTGTTCCTCATCTCGAATCTGCGTCGAAGCGGCATGGACAAGCTTGGCAATATGCCAGGCGAACAAGGGTATCTCGGGGATGCGCTCGCTCCGGCCGATCCCTATGAAGAGCCTGCCGCTGTCTCGCGCGATACAGAAAGACCACAGCCGGTGGCCAAGAGCGTCGGCGCGGCAGTCGCGGCTGGCCAGAAGGGCGGGGCACTGAACTTGAAGATCCTCCATGAAGTCTTCTTCAACCCAGGTCTCTACATGCTTTTTGGCGGAATCATTGTCGGCTTTATCAGTGGTCGCCAGGCGCTAGTCGATCCCCATGTCGTTGAAGGCCCCAACAACTTGTTCCTGATGATGTTCAAAGGGGCTCTTTGCTTATTCCTGCTGGAAATGGGGATCACAGCTTGCCAGCGACTAGGCGATTTGAAGACAGCCGGCTTTGGATTCATCTTGTTTGGAGTCCTTGGTCCGGTGCTGTTCGCAACGCTGGGCATGGTCGCATTGCATGCGTACAGCATGGCTTTAGGGCATGCGTTTGAAACAGGGACTTATGCGTTGTTTGCTGTGCTATGCGGAGCAGCTTCCTATATCGCGGTGCCGGCCGTGCAGCGAATTGCCATTCCCGAAGCGAGCCCAACTTTGCCACTTGCAGCATCCTTAGGACTGACATTTACGTGGAACGTGACTCTTGGCATTCCGATCTATATCGAAATCGCCAAGGTCATCATCGAGTGGATGCCGATTGCGTAA
- a CDS encoding AraC family transcriptional regulator, which produces MSISSENRPSSRMLADQEELSARIAENQQQDGNQQIQPGLFFYRAAAPSKPHHAVCEPSLCLIAQGSKTVTMGDACFRYDPANYLITTMGVPLVAQIVEASPEEPYLSLRLQLDPSVITSVVVESGHVPAKGEGNVKAVDVSQLDAELLDAVLRLVRLIDKPNDFEVLSPLVTREIVYRLLTGAQGERMRHLTRFGGHAHRMVRAIESIRTNFDQPIRIEDLARDLNMSVSGFHVHFKTVTAMTPIQFQKQLRLQEARRLMLDNGLDAAQAGFQVGYEDASHFSREYKRHFGKPPMRDVEELRATSIAD; this is translated from the coding sequence ATGAGCATTTCATCGGAAAACCGACCCTCCTCGCGCATGTTGGCTGATCAGGAAGAACTCTCTGCACGCATTGCCGAGAACCAGCAGCAAGATGGCAACCAGCAGATTCAGCCTGGCTTGTTCTTCTATCGTGCGGCGGCCCCTTCCAAACCGCACCACGCAGTCTGCGAGCCATCGCTTTGCTTGATCGCCCAAGGCAGCAAAACGGTCACGATGGGAGATGCCTGTTTTCGTTACGACCCGGCCAACTACCTGATCACAACGATGGGGGTTCCGCTGGTTGCTCAGATCGTGGAAGCATCGCCGGAAGAACCTTACCTCAGCTTGCGACTACAACTCGATCCTTCGGTAATCACTTCGGTGGTGGTCGAATCGGGTCACGTTCCTGCCAAAGGGGAGGGGAACGTCAAAGCGGTCGACGTCAGTCAACTCGATGCCGAACTGCTTGACGCCGTGCTGCGATTGGTTCGCTTGATCGACAAGCCAAACGACTTCGAAGTCCTTTCGCCCCTGGTGACTCGTGAGATTGTTTACCGCTTGCTGACCGGCGCCCAAGGCGAACGGATGCGGCACCTGACACGCTTCGGTGGACATGCTCATCGGATGGTTCGCGCGATCGAATCGATCCGCACCAACTTCGATCAACCGATCCGGATTGAAGACCTGGCCAGAGACCTGAACATGAGCGTCTCGGGCTTTCACGTTCACTTCAAAACCGTCACCGCGATGACGCCGATCCAATTCCAAAAGCAACTTCGTTTGCAAGAGGCTCGTCGATTGATGCTCGACAATGGCCTCGACGCCGCCCAGGCCGGATTCCAAGTGGGCTACGAAGATGCGTCTCACTTCAGTCGCGAATACAAGCGGCACTTTGGCAAGCCGCCGATGCGTGATGTCGAAGAGCTTCGCGCCACATCAATTGCCGATTAA